Proteins encoded by one window of Torulaspora delbrueckii CBS 1146 chromosome 2, complete genome:
- the TDEL0B00160 gene encoding alpha-mannosyltransferase, producing the protein MALPYSPRRRKQAIASAVLILGLFCLLGHYLLVQQTPLISAHGSLCVETLANLEQQAVSWPGIATHAGPIGSDVIDSVKLLDDFERCVLRNGNLKGQQINAIEAKLFPYLNLETLETNEKNFWPPRIRWNGDLLRGSVPRFASTGDYKYLGAAKSKYNKNLSFWGNWLDLLSKSSSKGIVISVGAGQISDATKLIKVLRYQMNALPIEIIHRGDLSEDQQQLLIQAARSAHSASYPAQELWFVNVSNVLNPRHAEQFATYSNKWLAIIFSSFESPILVDADTIPFISLEKYYDFQQYKEMGLLFFKDRAITSDLLNKEQLNTLKQIALSTIKLGSAAADLNNAIELGIKDNIAAETVMSMLVEGQKHHMESGLVLLDKSLHLVNLLTSVSLQFSSISSYFHGDKEWFWIAYLLRNRPFTFHPKQASNVGKLGRVQSEDGKEFYQICSVQVSHTELDGSLLWINGGLKTCKKNSWTSDYASNKRISSMFNNEEEVRNYYQSPVSLEGAIIPSVDKAPWIYTGECAMFSYCTLYKEGEYGELSKFSEPQREAYEEVVKIWNSDS; encoded by the coding sequence ATGGCGCTGCCATACTCGCCTAGACGGAGGAAACAGGCTATTGCTTCGGCCGTTCTGATCTTAGGCTTATTTTGTTTGCTGGGTCACTATTTATTAGTACAACAGACACCATTGATTAGTGCACATGGCAGTCTTTGCGTGGAGACTCTGGCCAACTTAGAACAACAAGCGGTGTCATGGCCAGGAATAGCCACCCATGCGGGTCCAATTGGTTCGGATGTCATTGACAGTGTGAAATTATTGGACGATTTCGAGCGATGTGTGCTAAGAAATGGAAATCTGAAAGGGCAACAAATCAATGCAATTGAGGCAAAGTTGTTCCCTtatttgaatttggaaactttggaaactaatgagaagaatttttGGCCTCCACGTATAAGATGGAATGGTGACTTGCTGAGAGGTTCTGTTCCCAGATTTGCTTCAACTGGAGACTACAAATATTTGGGCGCTGCCAAAAGTAAGTATAACAAAAACTTATCATTCTGGGGAAATTGGCTCGACCTTCTGTCAAAATCGTCCTCAAAAGGTATAGTGATTAGTGTTGGGGCTGGACAAATTTCCGATGCTACAAAGCTGATTAAAGTTTTGAGATACCAGATGAATGCATTACCCATAGAGATTATCCATAGGGGAGATCTATCAGAGGACCAGCAACAGCTATTGATTCAAGCAGCTAGGAGTGCACACTCAGCCAGTTATCCGGCCCAGGAATTGTGGTTTGTCAATGTATCAAATGTATTGAACCCAAGGCATGCCGAGCAGTTCGCAACTTATAGTAACAAATGGCTTGCGATcatattttcttcttttgaaagtccCATCTTGGTGGATGCAGATACAATACCATTCATATCTCTGGAAAAGTACTATGACTTCCAACAGTACAAGGAGATGGGcttattatttttcaagGACAGGGCAATCACTTCTGATTTACTTAATAAAGAGCAGCTCAACACGCTCAAGCAGATAGCACTGAGCACTATAAAACTAGGATCTGCGGCAGCAGACCTTAACAATGCAATAGAGCTCGGTATTAAAGATAATATCGCTGCAGAGACAGTGATGAGCATGCTCGTAGAAGGCCAAAAACATCACATGGAAAGTGGATTGGTTCTCTTGGATAAAAGCCTACACCTGGTAAATCTTTTGACATCCGTATCCCTGCAATTCTCGTCGATCAGCAGCTATTTCCATGGCGACAAAGAATGGTTCTGGATTGCTTATTTACTCAGGAATCGCCCATTTACATTTCACCCAAAACAGGCGTCTAATGTTGGTAAGCTTGGTAGAGTCCAATCAGAAGATGGTAAAGAGTTCTACCAAATTTGTTCCGTACAAGTATCCCATACGGAATTGGATGggtctcttctttggattAACGGTGGATTAAAGACCTGTAAAAAGAATTCTTGGACCTCCGATTATGCAAGCAACAAAAGAATCTCGTCTATGTTCaacaatgaagaagaagtccGAAACTATTATCAGTCACCTGTGTCTCTAGAGGGTGCCATCATTCCAAGCGTTGACAAAGCACCTTGGATCTACACTGGAGAGTGCGCGATGTTCAGTTATTGCACATTGTACAAGGAGGGCGAATACGGAGAGCTCTCAAAGTTCAGTGAACCTCAGAGAGAAGCATATGAGGAAGTAGTCAAAATTTGGAACTCAGACTCTTAG
- the TDEL0B00130 gene encoding amino acid permease translates to MNFEKEPVKFAKTEALSSSVSLNTSESNSLMGRIKNSFKRHELTLISEDQEINDVPEQERIQRRLASQPYQKVLDQRHLTMIAIGGTLGTGLFIGLGYSLASGPGALLIGFLLVGTSMFCVVQSAAELSCQYPVSGSYATHVSRFVDESVGFTVSTNYALAWLISFPSELIGCSITITYWNQSVNPAVWVAIFYIFIMGLNLFGVRGFAETEFFLSIIKVLAIIIFIIIGIVLIAGGGPDSSGYIGTKYWHQPGSFAQPVFKNLCNTFVSAAFSFGGSELVLLTSTEARNVSSIARAAKGTFWRIAVFYITTVVIIGCLVPYTDERLLNGSSSEDVSASPFVIALSNSGSMGGKVANFMNVIILIAVLSVCNSCVYASSRIIQALGAAGQLPKACSFIDKKGRPLVGIAISGVFGLLGFLVACDKEGEVFTWLFALCSISSFFTWFCICLSQVRFRMALRAQGRPKSDIAYKSMLGVYGGIVGCVLNFLLIAGEIYVASSPVGGESSARGFFEYCLSIPIMIVVYFGHRFYRNDWGNWYIKRRNIDLDTGCSIENVELFRQQREQEQEKISSRPFYYRIYRFWC, encoded by the coding sequence atgaattttgaaaaggAGCCGGTGAAGTTCGCCAAAACCGAGGCTCTCTCGAGCTCGGTATCACTCAATACTTCtgaatcaaattctttgatggGAAGGataaaaaattcattcaaGAGACAtgaattgactttgatATCTGAAGACCAAGAAATTAACGATGTTCCTGAGCAGGAGAGAATTCAGAGGAGACTAGCATCTCAACCTTACCAAAAGGTTTTAGATCAAAGACATTTGACTATGATTGCCATTGGAGGAACCCTGGGGACAGGTCTTTTCATTGGGCTTGGCTATTCCTTGGCCTCTGGTCCAGGTGCTCTTTTGATTGGTTTTCTTTTGGTAGGTACATCAATGTTCTGTGTGGTCCAGAGTGCAGCGGAACTATCGTGTCAATATCCAGTAAGTGGATCCTATGCGACTCACGTAAGTAGGTTTGTGGATGAATCGGTTGGTTTTACAGTCTCCACAAATTATGCATTGGCATGGCTCATCTCTTTCCCCAGCGAGCTTATTGGTTGCTCTATCACAATTACATATTGGAACCAATCAGTGAATCCTGCAGTGTGGGTCGCTATATTCTACATCTTCATAATGGGTTTGAATTTATTTGGAGTGAGAGGTTTTGCAGAGACTGAGTTTTTCTTATCCATTATCAAAGTTCTAGCtattatcatcttcatcattattGGTATTGTTCTTATCGCTGGAGGTGGCCCAGATTCATCGGGTTATATCGGCACAAAGTATTGGCACCAACCTGGATCTTTTGCACAACCagttttcaaaaatctgtGTAATACTTTTGTGTCTGCAGCTTTCTCTTTTGGTGGAAGTGAACTAGTGCTTTTGACCAGTACAGAAGCTAGAAATGTCTCATCTATTGCCAGGGCCGCCAAGGGCACTTTTTGGCGTATCGCTGTTTTCTACATAACCACTGTTGTCATCATTGGATGTTTGGTACCATATACGGACGAGAGATTGTTAAATGGATCAAGTAGTGAAGATGTTTCTGCTTCCCCGTTTGTGATCGCCCTAAGCAATTCTGGTTCAATGGGTGGAAAAGTTGCGAACTTCATGAATGTAATTATTTTGATTGCTGTTCTGTCTGTGTGCAATTCCTGCGTCTATGCTTCCTCGAGAATTATTCAAGCTCTAGGTGCTGCGGGCCAACTTCCAAAGGCATGTTCCTTCATAGACAAAAAGGGTAGACCTTTGGTGGGTATTGCGATCAGTGGTGTTTTCGGTTTATTAGGCTTCCTTGTTGCTTGTGATAAGGAGGGTGAAGTTTTCACCTGGCTCTTTGCCCTATGTTCCAtctcatctttcttcacttgGTTCTGCATATGTTTATCGCAGGTCAGGTTCAGAATGGCGTTAAGAGCTCAAGGTAGACCTAAAAGTGACATCGCATACAAATCTATGCTAGGGGTTTATGGAGGTATTGTAGGTTGTGTGCTAAACTTCCTTCTAATTGCCGGCGAAATATATGTTGCATCATCTCCAGTGGGAGGTGAAAGCTCTGCAAGAGGCTTTTTCGAATACTGTCTCAGTATACCAATCATGATCGTTGTCTACTTCGGTCACAGATTTTACCGTAACGATTGGGGGAACTGGTATATCAAACGCAGAAATATTGATCTTGATACCGGTTGTTCTATCGAGAATGTCGAACTATTTAGACAACAGAGAGAGCAGGAGCAAGAGAAAATATCCAGTAGGCCGTTCTATTACCGTATTTACCGTTTCTGGTGCTAG
- the TDEL0B00120 gene encoding FluC/FEX family fluoride channel, giving the protein MYATDMPKGFSLNWVFHQVFDCGTRVSFLLAFTSATILGNYTRVGLNELSSYEPSYVASGSVLWSNLVACMIMGMLQDLKKGGWFEPEELSNTFVVFTTGYCGALSSYATMMLEIFLHSTSLMPSDIANGIKLPNRAYGIMEFLSVLLVQLIVSMGSYVFGRSFAKHIILPLGPQMDLPEEKNELVPEPSVSGFKLLWTYRLVKTLHLVFSIAAIPLIALIIVLSCVYDNKSRSLWTLPELLCIPGGFLRYYLAVWFNSSLEFFPLGTFYANQFAVITLAVFTMCLRGRSNSDPSMPIAKTITQCHVLSALSTGFSGTLSTISTFINEGYHLPLSKALIYYGLSIIGSYCFFVVMLGSLAWTRGLTNSAC; this is encoded by the coding sequence ATGTACGCAACTGATATGCCAAAAGgtttctctttgaattgggtttttcatcaagtttttgaTTGTGGAACACGCGTATCTTTTCTACTAGCCTTTACATCGGCTACCATTCTAGGAAACTACACAAGGGTTGGTCTAAATGAACTATCTTCCTATGAGCCATCGTACGTTGCATCCGGCTCCGTTCTGTGGAGTAACCTGGTCGCATGTATGATTATGGGAATGCTacaggatttgaaaaagggAGGCTGGTTTGAGCCTGAAGAACTATCGAACACCTTTGTCGTTTTCACCACTGGATATTGTGGAGCTTTGTCATCATATGCTACAATGatgcttgaaattttcttgCATTCAACCAGCTTAATGCCCTCCGATATAGCAAATGGCATTAAGCTCCCAAATCGAGCATACGGAATAATGGAATTCCTTTCCGTGTtacttgttcaattgattgtcTCAATGGGATCGTACGTTTTTGGTAGAAGCTTTGCTAAACACATTATTCTGCCGTTGGGGCCTCAGATGGATTTGCCCGAAGAGAAGAACGAACTTGTCCCGGAACCATCAGTTTCCGGATTCAAACTTTTGTGGACTTATAGACTTGTAAAGACCCTTCATTTGGTGTTTTCAATCGCCGCAATTCCGCTTATAGCGCTGATTATCGTCCTCAGTTGTGTTTACGATAACAAATCACGTTCACTGTGGACTTTGCCAGAATTGCTCTGTATCCCCGGAGGTTTCCTAAGATATTACTTGGCAGTGTGGTTCAATTCGTCCCTCGAGTTTTTTCCTCTAGGTACTTTTTATGCCAATCAGTTTGCAGTAATTACATTAGCCGTCTTTACAATGTGTCTGCGTGGCAGAAGTAACTCGGATCCCTCTATGCCAATTGCTAAAACCATAACTCAGTGTCATGTTCTTTCTGCACTATCAACTGGATTTTCAGGAACTTTGAGTACCATAAGCACTTTCATCAACGAAGGCTACCATTtaccactttcaaaagccCTAATCTATTACGGCCTCTCAATCATTGGGTCGTATTGTTTTTTCGTTGTTATGTTAGGATCGCTTGCGTGGACCAGGGGTCTGACCAACAGTGCATGCTGA
- the TDEL0B00140 gene encoding uncharacterized protein has protein sequence MASLDETSTATPVDISDLEEGLKALDSGKDGHTSDSNSNVPDAYEHESDCVGDKKYIKGSGVINIELYKQQYHKPIYKVMLYFSIFLVAYVYSLDSLVRFTYQYQTTSKFRDKNQLRTVNCIKTVMGTAGQFGFARCSDIFGRTTVLNFSIILYIIGTIIQCKATDISKFSAGTILYQLGLIGIQIMLGVIASDFSDLNWRLFASFVPALPFVINIWICGFITQLIGDRWQWGIGMFAFIMPCACIPLAFCLLHMRYLAYKNCRGKVQNEFRMYRVLTFRDYIVDIFFWRLDLVGFGLLCALFGCILIPLVLAGGSSNHWRNFRIIVPEVVGWVVVLPIFLTWEAKGAKHPLLTWDFIEDRGILAALIIAFYINFVYHLLGDYLFTVLMITLDQSVLASTRITSSYSFVCIICGTLIGLVIIRARRTKPFIIFGIGCWFLALGLLVHFFGNRPFMPGVTGSLCLLGLGAGFFTYTTQASIQAAIKTHAKMAVVTALYLSIYSIGSAVGSAISGAIWTNLLPRKIFRTMNHSDATAAYDSPQLFILNNPWGSPARNGLNEAYSYVQKMLCVVALCFCVPLLAAALFLRNHKLQSTVALENVDEKQVKEDERRHDLICKIQDRRRAKKEGNDDK, from the coding sequence ATGGCTTCGCTTGATGAGACAAGTACTGCGACACCAGTGGACATTTCAGATCTCGAGGAAGGATTGAAAGCGTTAGACAGCGGGAAGGATGGCCATACTTCTgattcaaattcaaatgtgCCTGATGCTTACGAACATGAGAGCGATTGTGTCGGGGACAAGAAGTACATCAAGGGCTCGGGTGTTATCAATATCGAGCTTTACAAACAGCAGTATCATAAACCGATTTACAAAGTGATGCTTTATTTCTCGATATTTTTGGTAGCATACGTTTATAGTTTGGACTCACTGGTACGATTTACGTATCAGTACCAGACAACTTCTAAGTTCAGGGACAAAAATCAGTTGAGAACTGTTAATTGCATTAAAACTGTTATGGGTACTGCTGGTCAGTTCGGTTTCGCTAGATGTTCGGATATTTTTGGTAGAACAACTgttctcaatttttccatTATACTGTACATTATTGGTACTATCATCCAATGCAAGGCTACCgatatttcaaaatttaGTGCAGGCACCATTCTTTATCAGCTAGGTCTCATAGGCATACAGATAATGCTGGGAGTTATTGCTAGTGATTTCTCAGATTTGAACTGGAGATTATTCGCATCATTTGTACCTGCGCTTCCCTTTGTGATCAACATTTGGATCTGTGGTTTTATTACACAGTTAATTGGTGATAGGTGGCAATGGGGTATTGGTATGTTTGCCTTCATCATGCCTTGTGCATGTATTCCTCTAGCGTTTTGCTTGCTGCATATGAGATACTTGGCCTACAAGAATTGTCGAGGCAAGGTTCAGAATGAGTTTAGGATGTACAGGGTGTTGACATTCCGTGACTACATTGTTGACATTTTCTTTTGGAGACTTGACCTCGTAGGATTCGGTCTGCTGTGTGCATTGTTTGGGTGTATTTTAATACCGCTGGTACTGGCAGGGGGGTCTTCCAATCATTGGCGCAACTTTCGAATCATAGTTCCTGAAGTAGTGGGTTGGGTGGTGGTATTaccaatttttttgacTTGGGAGGCTAAAGGTGCAAAACATCCCTTGTTGACATGGGACTTCATCGAGGATCGTGGTATCCTAGCGGCTTTAATCATCGCCTTCTACATTAATTTTGTCTATCACTTACTTGGTGACTATTTGTTCACTGTTTTGATGATCACTCTTGATCAGTCAGTTCTGGCTTCCACGAGAATCACTTCAAGTTACTCATTTGTTTGTATTATCTGCGGTACTTTGATTGGGTTGGTAATCATAAgggcaagaagaacaaagccCTTCATTATTTTCGGCATAGGCTGTTGGTTCTTAGCGTTGGGTTTGTTGGTTCACTTTTTTGGCAATAGGCCATTCATGCCAGGAGTTACTGGATCGTTATGTTTGCTGGGTTTGGGAGCGGGATTCTTCACATACACTACCCAGGCCTCAATTCAAGCAGCCATTAAAACCCACGCCAAGATGGCTGTTGTTACAGCCCTGTATTTATCCATCTATTCTATTGGCTCAGCTGTCGGTTCCGCAATCAGCGGTGCCATATGGACCAATTTattgccaagaaagatattTAGAACCATGAATCACTCTGATGCTACAGCGGCCTATGACTCCCCTCAACTATTCATTCTCAACAACCCATGGGGTTCTCCGGCCAGAAACGGTTTGAATGAAGCATACAGCTACGTACAAAAAATGCTTTGTGTGGTAGCACTATGTTTTTGTGTTCCTCTGCTGGCTGCAGCGCTCTTCTTGAGAAATCATAAGTTGCAGAGCACAGTGGCCTTAGAGAATGTTGACGAAAAGCAGGtcaaggaagatgaaaggAGACATGATTTAATTTGCAAGATTCAAGATCGCCGCCGGGCTAAGAAAGAGGGGAATGATGATAAATAA
- the JLP1 gene encoding sulfonate dioxygenase, whose protein sequence is MSLTTQQHTKADTKNGSDLKNLPDLHLNYGAPGSTYGNFDTHFFDGQDEISPDGILRLKKSYRDQSKYADFLPTWNPNEKYPPLKFHKYNDVALRADPEFPNLFPKGHESHFKTKKITPKLGTEIDGVQLSELSSAGRDELALLVAQRGVIVFRNQNFGDKGAAHASEFGRHFGRPHIHQTSGHPEKYSNLHITFRRPDRDEFSRVFKDSHSSIGWHTDVSYELQPPSYTFFNVLEGPDGGGDTLFADTIEAFDRLSKPFQDFLSTLHVIHSSKEQAQNSKNQGGIQRRKPVTHIHPLIRVHPVLKKKSLYVNRAFSRRIVELKKPESDALLEFLYKLVEGAHDLQLRANWEPGTTAIWDNRRVVHSAVIDWEEPVQRHAFRITPHGERPVEDLKYLNDENYYPSSHTLDI, encoded by the coding sequence ATGTCTTTAACTACTCAGCAACATACCAAAGCGGACACTAAAAATGGTTCAGACCTGAAGAATTTGCCAGACCTCCACCTGAACTATGGTGCTCCCGGATCTACTTATGGAAACTTTGACACTCATTTTTTTGATGGACAGGATGAGATCTCTCCCGATGGAATCTTAAGACTTAAAAAATCTTATAGAGACCAATCCAAGTACGCTGATTTTTTGCCAACATGGAACCCAAATGAGAAATATCCACCATTGAAGTTTCACAAGTACAATGATGTAGCTTTAAGAGCTGATCCCGAGTTTCCGAATCTTTTCCCCAAAGGTCATGAAAGCCATTTCAAGACTAAAAAGATCACTCCAAAACTGGGTACTGAGATAGACGGTGTACAATTGAGCGAATTATCTAGCGCAGGTAGGGATGAACTGGCCTTGTTGGTAGCTCAACGTGGTGTCATAGTGTTCAGaaaccaaaattttggtgaCAAGGGCGCTGCTCATGCGTCTGAATTTGGAAGACACTTTGGAAGACCTCACATTCATCAGACTAGCGGTCATCCAGAAAAGTATTCGAATCTACATATTACCTTCCGCAGACCTGACAGAGACGAGTTTTCGAGAGTTTTCAAGGATTCACATTCATCCATCGGCTGGCACACTGATGTTTCTTACGAATTGCAACCTCCATCGTatacatttttcaatgtcCTTGAAGGCCCAGACGGTGGCGGTGATACTTTGTTCGCAGACACTATCGAGGCCTTCGATAGACTGTCGAAACCTTTCCAGGATTTCTTGAGTACTTTACATGTTATTCACAGCTCTAAGGAACAAGCTCAGAATTCCAAGAACCAGGGTggaattcaaagaagaaaacctGTTACCCATATTCACCCATTGATCAGAGTTCATCCtgttttgaaaaaaaagaGCTTGTACGTCAATCGCGCTTTCTCCAGAAGGATTgtagaattgaagaagcctGAGTCTGACGCTCTGCTGGAATTTTTGTACAAATTAGTCGAAGGTGCCCACGATTTGCAATTGCGGGCCAACTGGGAGCCAGGCACCACCGCTATTTGGGATAACCGTAGAGTTGTCCACTCGGCGGTGATTGATTGGGAAGAACCAGTTCAAAGACATGCATTCAGAATTACTCCTCACGGTGAAAGACCTGTTGAGGACTTGAAGTATCTGAACGATGAAAATTACTACCCATCTTCCCATACTCTAGACATTTGA
- the TDEL0B00110 gene encoding GMC family oxidoreductase, producing MSDLHYDFIIIGGGTAGNVVAGRLAENPNVNILVVEAGVGNSYEIREITTPSNAMELRGSKYDWAYKTTIVKRDDYERVEKPNTRGKALGGSSSLNYFTWIPGCKPTFDMWQEYGGEGWTWDSLVPYLRKSATYHDDEGLYLDELKKIGNGGPLPISHSELLPELAPFREKLSQAWKSMDLPLTENIYDGEMIGLTHCVDSIYHGQRSGSFYFVKDRPNITILSEVHSKNIIIDRADKVAKGVTVIKPNGEEHSFYATREVILAQGVFESPKLLMLSGIGPKKELEKFGIDVIVENEHVGQHLLDHPAVPFVLEVEESYGMDNHLLRKTPLNAKAVEQYKDRGRGPLGSGLLELVGFPRIDSYLEKDPGYVRAKAANGGKDPFCPDGQPHFELDFVGMFGSAFQWHYPTPKKGCYTSIVVDLVRPVSEGGEVTLNSADPLVQPYINLNFFENELDIIAMREGIRFTYDLLTKGAGFKDIVIGEYPWQMPLDNDKEMRRAVLDRCQTAFHPCGTNRLSKSSEQGVVDPELRVHGIKGLRVIDASIIPVIPDCRIQNSVYAIGEKGADMIKEVHKDLYK from the coding sequence ATGTCTGACTTGCACTACGattttatcatcattggtgGCGGTACTGCTGGTAACGTCGTTGCCGGTAGATTGGCGGAGAACCCAAATGTCAACATCTTGGTTGTCGAGGCTGGTGTGGGCAATTCATATGAGATCAGGGAGATTACTACTCCCTCTAATGCCATGGAACTTCGTGGTAGTAAGTACGATTGGGCTTACAAGACTACCATTGTCAAGCGTGATGATTACGAGCGTGTCGAAAAACCCAACACTCGTGGTAAGGCTTTAGGTGGTAGCTCTTCTCTTAACTACTTCACCTGGATTCCAGGTTGTAAGCCAACGTTCGACATGTGGCAAGAATATGGTGGCGAAGGATGGACTTGGGATTCACTTGTACCATACTTGAGAAAGTCTGCCACCTACCACGATGATGAGGGTCTTTATTTGGATGaattaaaaaaaatcgGAAATGGCGGTCCTCTTCCAATCTCTCACTCTGAGCTGTTGCCAGAATTAGCTCCTTTCCGTGAGAAGCTATCTCAAGCTTGGAAATCTATGGATCTGCCCCTTACTGAAAATATCTACGATGGTGAGATGATTGGTTTGACTCACTGTGTTGACAGTATCTACCACGGCCAGCGTTCTGGTAGTTTCTACTTTGTTAAAGATAGACCAAACATCACCATTTTGTCCGAGGTCCACTCCAAAAATATCATAATTGACAGGGCTGATAAAGTGGCCAAGGGTGTAACCGTCATCAAGCCCAACGGTGAAGAACACAGTTTTTATGCTACGCGTGAAGTTATTTTAGCTCAAGGTGTCTTTGAAAGCCCAAAGTTGTTGATGCTTTCCGGAATTGGTCCTAagaaagaacttgaaaaatttggcatTGATGTCATTGTTGAGAACGAACACGTTGGCCAACATTTGCTCGACCACCCTGCTGTGCCTTTTGTCCTAGAAGTGGAGGAGTCTTATGGTATGGACAACCATCTGTTGCGTAAAACTCCACTCAATGCCAAGGCAGTGGAGCAATACAAAgacagaggaagaggtcCACTCGGATCTGGTTTGCTAGAATTGGTTGGTTTCCCTAGAATTGACAGCTACTTAGAAAAGGATCCTGGGTATGTCAGGGCTAAAGCTGCCAATGGTGGTAAGGATCCATTCTGTCCAGATGGGCAACCTCACTTTGAGCTCGATTTCGTTGGTATGTTTGGTAGTGCTTTCCAATGGCATTACCCAACCCCAAAGAAGGGCTGTTATACCTCTATTGTGGTTGACCTTGTTCGTCCTGTATCCGAGGGTGGTGAAGTTACTCTTAACAGTGCTGATCCTCTCGTCCAGCCTTACATCaacttgaacttcttcGAGAACGAGCTGGATATTATTGCTATGAGAGAAGGTATTCGTTTCACTTATGATCTTCTAACGAAGGGTGCTGGTTTCAAGGATATTGTTATTGGTGAATACCCATGGCAGATGCCTCTTGATAATGATAAAGAGATGAGAAGAGCTGTCTTGGACCGTTGCCAAACTGCTTTCCATCCTTGTGGTACTAACCGTTTGTCTAAGAGTAGTGAGCAAGGTGTTGTCGACCCAGAGTTAAGAGTCCATGGAATCAAGGGGCTACGTGTTATTGATGCCTCCATTATTCCAGTGATTCCTGACTGTCGTATACAGAACTCTGTCTATGCCATCGGTGAGAAGGGTGCCGACATGATCAAGGAAGTTCACAAAGATCTATACAAATAG